The following are encoded in a window of Candidatus Methanoperedens sp. genomic DNA:
- a CDS encoding ABC transporter ATP-binding protein, with amino-acid sequence MGEVEVPALKGLSLKIKPGEFLALMGPSGSGKSTALNMIGCLDIPTKGRVFLEGQDIAALTELELSRIRGKKIGFVFQSHNLYPTLTALENVQLPMRIHEFAEEDIWDRSEELLQLVGLSGRANHYPSQLSGGQSQRVAIARALSTNPLLILADEPTGNLDTEAGKEVLDIFTDLNAKGVTIAMITHDEKIAGRANKTVRMIDGKLAS; translated from the coding sequence ATGGGTGAAGTGGAAGTTCCTGCACTTAAAGGCCTGAGCTTAAAGATAAAACCTGGTGAATTCCTGGCTCTCATGGGGCCAAGCGGAAGTGGTAAATCAACAGCATTGAACATGATCGGCTGTCTTGATATACCCACAAAAGGCAGGGTGTTCCTTGAAGGACAGGATATTGCCGCCCTTACGGAATTGGAACTCTCCCGTATAAGAGGCAAGAAAATAGGTTTTGTCTTCCAGTCCCACAATCTATATCCAACGTTAACAGCTCTTGAAAATGTCCAGTTACCCATGAGAATACATGAGTTCGCTGAAGAAGATATCTGGGACAGGTCAGAGGAATTGCTGCAACTTGTTGGCCTTTCCGGCCGTGCAAATCATTATCCTTCCCAGCTGTCGGGAGGCCAGAGCCAGAGAGTAGCGATTGCAAGAGCTCTCTCTACAAATCCCTTATTGATTTTAGCTGATGAGCCAACCGGTAATCTCGATACGGAAGCAGGAAAAGAGGTACTGGATATTTTCACAGACCTGAATGCAAAAGGCGTCACGATCGCCATGATCACTCATGATGAAAAAATTGCGGGAAGGGCGAATAAAACTGTGAGAATGATAGACGGAAAACTTGCATCATAA